In a single window of the Pocillopora verrucosa isolate sample1 chromosome 4, ASM3666991v2, whole genome shotgun sequence genome:
- the LOC131791685 gene encoding MFS-type transporter SLC18B1-like translates to MGILDQLLNVTIIGHAQNELVFLPCKAKDRCVSDIYVGLIFGSYAFVIFLTSPPCGVLMPKYGARTMLVTGTFIAGTSLMLMGFGEVIFDPTMFIIFCFVLRITSAIGAAAAETAVLSLMLQKFPNDTGTVSGAVETSCLVGSSFGPVFGGFMYTVGGFKLPFILMGLILFCSIGVLAFLLSKETEYRTESSKSISMCKSMQPLRIPAVFVMGFSSVIGGALSGFIQPILAPHLRELGQNATQTGLVFFLFAGTNAVSAPLIGFIADKTKCYRSLLLSGLIAYSIGYLSLGPAPFLSFLPDGEVWLVCVAMAFSGFVASFFYVPLLPEIMIAARENGMPDNEETNAELSSLYTSLYYLGAFIGPSLGGAFDEHFGFQWAMTIAGLISFAQALVVLIFTLVEKVSRGKCSNQTEEKLSLLN, encoded by the exons ATggg CATTTTAGATCAGCTCCTTAATGTCACTATCATTGGACATGCACAAAACGAACTCGTTTTTCTTCCATGTAAA GCAAAAGATAGATGCGTGTCTGATATTTATGTTGGATTAATTTTTGGATCTTACGCTTTTGTAATTTTCCTGACTTCCCCCCCATGTGGAGTTCTT ATGCCAAAATATGGTGCTCGCACTATGCTTGTAACAGGTACTTTTATCGCTGGAACATCCCTGATGCTAATGGG atttggcGAAGTGATCTTTGATCCGACAATGTTcataatattttgctttgtgTTACGAATAACATCAGCCATTGGGGCAGCAGCGGCTGAAACTGCTGTCCTTTCTTTAATGCTGCAGAAGTTTCCAAATGATACCGGAACAGTTTCT GGAGCAGTGGAGACATCTTGTCTCGTTGGATCTTCTTTTGGTCCAGTTTTTGGAGGGTTTATGTACACA gtaGGTGGCTTCAAACTTCCTTTCATTCTCATGGGTCTAATTCTATTTTGTAGCATTGGAGTTTTAGCTTTTCTGCTTTCAAAAGAAACAG AATACCGAACAGAATCAAGCAAAAGCATATCCATGTGCAAATCTATGCAGCCATTAAGGATTCCAGCTGTTTTTGTAATGG GCTTTTCCTCTGTTATCGGTGGTGCGTTATCTGGTTTCATACAACCAATTTTGGCGCCTCACTTGAGAGAG CTGGGTCAAAATGCTACACAGACTGGTCTTGTATTCTTCCTATTTGCCGGTACTAACGCCGTCTCAGCGCCTTTAATAGGCTTTATAGCGGACAAAACA AAATGCTACCGATCGCTGCTCCTGTCGGGTTTGATCGCTTACAGCATTGGATACCTATCATTAGGACCAGCCccctttttatcatttcttccCGATGG CGAGGTATGGCTAGTATGCGTTGCCATGGCGTTTTCGGGATTCGTTGCCTCATTTTTCTATGTGCCATTATTGCCTGAAATCATGATAGCTGCAAG GGAAAATGGGATGCCTGacaatgaagaaacaaatgcagAGCTTTCAAGTCTTTACACAAGCTTGTATTACTTAGG AGCTTTTATCGGTCCAAGCCTCGGAGGTGCTTTTGACGAGCATTTTGGCTTTCAGTGGGCAATGACG ATTGCAGGTCTCATAAGTTTTGCTCAA gCACTCGTTGTGCTTATATTTACATTGGTGGAGAAGGTGTCCCGAGG aaaatgttCCAATCAGACAGAAGAGAAACTCTCTTTGTTAAACTAA